A region from the Enterobacter roggenkampii genome encodes:
- a CDS encoding ABC transporter substrate-binding protein — protein MTSKLTTIALALAALTVSSAVAAKTLVYCSEGSPENFNPQLYTSGTSVDASAVPVYNRLVDFKPGTTELVPSLAERWEVSDDGKVYTFHLRQGVKFQSNKSFTPTRDFNADDVIFSFMRQKDVNHPYHNVSNGSYSNFESLEFGSLITAIDKVDDHTVRFTLAHPEAPFVADLAWYFASILSAEYADAMLKAGTPEKVDMEPIGTGPFKLAQYQKDSRILFTAFADYWQGKSKLDRLVFSITPDASVRFAKIEKNECQVMPFPNPADLPRMKANKDINLMSKAGLNTGFLAFNTQKPPLNNVKVRQALAMAINKPAIIDAVFHGTGTVAKNLLPPGVWSADSELKDYDYDPEKAKALLKEAGIASGVSIDLWAMPVQRPYNPNAKRMAEMIQADWAKIGVQTKIVTYEWGEYLKRVKGGEHQAALMGWTTATGDPDNFFGPLFTCTSANGGSNSAKWCYKPFDKIVAEAKSITDHDKRVALYKQAQQMMHDQMPAVMIAHSTIFEPVRKEVKGYEIDPFGKHLFWQVDINQ, from the coding sequence ATGACAAGCAAACTCACAACTATTGCGCTGGCGCTTGCGGCGCTCACGGTCAGTTCCGCCGTCGCCGCGAAAACGCTGGTGTATTGCTCCGAAGGATCGCCGGAAAACTTTAACCCTCAGCTATACACCTCGGGAACCAGCGTCGACGCCAGCGCCGTGCCGGTCTATAACCGTCTGGTCGATTTCAAACCCGGCACCACGGAGCTGGTGCCGAGCCTGGCGGAGCGCTGGGAGGTGAGCGACGACGGCAAGGTTTACACCTTCCATCTGCGTCAGGGCGTGAAGTTCCAGAGCAATAAATCCTTCACGCCGACCCGCGACTTTAACGCCGACGACGTGATTTTCTCGTTTATGCGCCAGAAAGACGTGAATCATCCCTACCACAACGTCTCTAACGGCAGCTACTCCAACTTCGAAAGCCTGGAGTTCGGCAGCCTGATAACCGCCATTGATAAAGTCGATGACCACACCGTGCGCTTTACCCTGGCGCACCCGGAAGCGCCGTTTGTCGCCGATCTGGCCTGGTATTTTGCCTCAATCCTTTCGGCGGAGTATGCCGACGCGATGCTGAAAGCGGGCACGCCGGAGAAGGTGGATATGGAGCCCATCGGCACCGGGCCGTTTAAGCTGGCGCAGTATCAGAAGGATTCCCGGATCCTGTTCACGGCGTTTGCCGACTACTGGCAGGGGAAATCGAAGCTGGACAGGCTGGTGTTTAGCATCACCCCGGATGCCTCCGTGCGTTTTGCCAAAATTGAAAAGAACGAATGTCAGGTGATGCCGTTCCCGAACCCGGCCGATCTGCCGCGCATGAAGGCCAATAAAGATATCAACCTGATGAGCAAAGCCGGACTGAACACCGGTTTTCTGGCGTTCAATACCCAAAAACCACCGCTGAATAACGTAAAAGTCCGTCAGGCGCTGGCGATGGCCATCAACAAACCGGCCATTATTGACGCGGTGTTCCACGGTACCGGCACCGTGGCGAAGAATCTGCTGCCGCCGGGCGTCTGGAGCGCCGACAGCGAGCTTAAGGATTACGACTACGATCCTGAAAAAGCCAAAGCGCTGCTGAAAGAGGCCGGCATTGCCAGCGGCGTCAGCATCGATTTATGGGCGATGCCGGTCCAGCGGCCCTATAACCCGAATGCGAAACGCATGGCGGAGATGATTCAGGCGGACTGGGCGAAAATTGGCGTACAGACCAAAATCGTTACCTACGAGTGGGGCGAATACCTTAAGCGTGTGAAGGGTGGGGAACATCAGGCTGCGCTGATGGGCTGGACGACCGCAACGGGCGATCCTGACAACTTCTTTGGTCCGCTGTTTACCTGCACCTCGGCGAACGGTGGCTCAAATTCGGCGAAATGGTGCTATAAGCCGTTTGATAAGATCGTTGCTGAAGCCAAATCGATAACCGATCATGATAAACGGGTGGCGCTGTATAAACAGGCTCAACAGATGATGCATGACCAGATGCCTGCGGTGATGATTGCGCATTCAACGATTTTCGAACCGGTGCGCAAGGAGGTGAAGGGCTATGAAATCGACCCGTTTGGCAAACATCTGTTCTGGCAAGTGGATATAAATCAGTAA
- a CDS encoding benzoate/H(+) symporter BenE family transporter: protein MRPSSHLVPVVLAGFVAVLVGYASSAAIIWQAAAAAGASAQQIAGWVTALGIGMGVSTLVLSWWYKAPVLTAWSTPGAALLATSLHGVTLAETIGVFIFANALILLCGITGLFARLMTLIPHSLAAAMLAGVLLQFGLHAFAHLEGHFLLCGSMIAAWLIAKALAPRYAIVVTLLVGGIVAWAGGDVVTDKFTLSLVMPEFIAPAFTFTSLVSIGLPFFLVTMASQNAPGFATMKASGYPLAASPLIIVTGGLALLFSPFGVFSICIAAITAAICQSPDAHPDAEKRWLAAIAAGGFYLLAGIFGGSITGLMAALPLSWIQTLAGLALLGTISGSLYQALSHEAERDAAIVTFLTTASGVTILGIGSAFWGLVLGGVGYALFSRARRA from the coding sequence ATGCGCCCTTCCTCTCATCTTGTTCCGGTCGTACTGGCTGGATTTGTCGCCGTTCTGGTGGGTTACGCCAGCTCGGCCGCCATCATCTGGCAGGCCGCCGCCGCGGCTGGCGCCAGCGCGCAGCAGATCGCAGGCTGGGTGACCGCGCTGGGGATTGGGATGGGCGTCAGCACGCTGGTGCTTTCCTGGTGGTACAAAGCGCCCGTGCTGACCGCCTGGTCAACGCCCGGCGCGGCGCTGCTCGCCACCAGCCTGCACGGCGTCACGCTGGCGGAAACCATCGGCGTGTTCATCTTTGCCAACGCGCTAATTTTGCTCTGCGGCATCACCGGGCTTTTCGCCCGTCTGATGACGCTGATCCCCCATTCGCTTGCTGCCGCCATGCTGGCAGGGGTATTGCTGCAGTTTGGCCTGCACGCGTTTGCGCATCTTGAGGGGCACTTTCTGCTGTGCGGCAGCATGATTGCGGCATGGCTGATCGCAAAAGCGCTGGCACCGCGCTATGCCATCGTGGTCACGCTTCTGGTGGGCGGTATCGTGGCCTGGGCCGGTGGTGACGTTGTCACGGATAAGTTCACCCTTTCACTGGTGATGCCCGAATTTATTGCGCCCGCCTTCACCTTCACCAGCCTGGTGAGTATTGGCTTGCCCTTCTTCCTGGTAACCATGGCCTCGCAAAACGCGCCGGGGTTCGCCACGATGAAAGCCTCCGGTTACCCGCTGGCGGCCTCACCGCTCATCATCGTGACGGGTGGACTGGCGCTGCTGTTTTCTCCGTTTGGCGTCTTTTCAATCTGCATTGCGGCCATTACCGCCGCCATTTGTCAAAGCCCTGATGCACACCCGGACGCGGAAAAACGCTGGCTGGCGGCCATCGCAGCCGGCGGGTTTTATCTGCTGGCGGGAATTTTCGGTGGCTCTATTACCGGGCTGATGGCCGCCCTGCCGCTCAGCTGGATCCAGACGCTCGCCGGTCTGGCGCTGCTGGGCACCATCAGCGGGAGTTTATACCAGGCGCTGAGTCACGAAGCGGAGCGCGACGCGGCCATCGTCACGTTTCTGACGACCGCAAGCGGCGTCACGATCCTGGGCATCGGTTCGGCGTTCTGGGGGCTGGTGCTGGGCGGGGTAGGTTACGCCCTGTTTTCACGCGCTCGCCGCGCGTAG
- a CDS encoding helix-turn-helix domain-containing protein, producing MDITQHLAATLKTLRQARGWSLSKLADETGVSKAMLGQIERNESSPTVSTLWKIATGLNVPFSAFITPEADRQAVFDPQQQAMVVKPLFPWDEALRFDYFSITLAPGALSESTPHEAGVIEHVVVVSGELEMKLEGKWQTIYADSGVRFAGDKPHAYRNSSDRTVHFHSLIHYPR from the coding sequence ATGGACATCACACAACACCTTGCAGCAACACTGAAAACATTACGCCAGGCACGGGGCTGGAGCCTGTCGAAGCTGGCGGACGAAACCGGCGTATCAAAAGCCATGCTCGGGCAAATCGAGCGAAATGAGTCCAGCCCCACGGTGTCGACGCTGTGGAAAATTGCCACGGGACTGAACGTGCCGTTTTCCGCTTTTATCACGCCGGAAGCGGACCGGCAGGCGGTGTTTGACCCGCAGCAGCAGGCGATGGTCGTCAAGCCGCTCTTTCCGTGGGACGAGGCGCTCCGGTTTGATTATTTCTCCATTACCCTGGCCCCCGGCGCCCTGAGTGAATCCACGCCGCATGAGGCGGGGGTGATTGAACATGTGGTGGTGGTCAGCGGCGAGCTGGAGATGAAGCTCGAGGGCAAGTGGCAGACGATTTATGCCGATTCGGGCGTCCGTTTTGCCGGCGATAAACCGCACGCCTACCGCAACAGCAGCGACCGGACGGTGCATTTTCACTCCCTCATTCATTATCCCCGCTGA
- a CDS encoding DMT family transporter — translation MNALLYGLVVIIWGTTWIAIFLQQGPVAAPVSIFWRFAVASLTMMVVLLALRRLRTLALRDHLFCLLQGCCVFCFNFWCFYTAAAHINTGLESVIFSMAVLYNAINSFIFFGQRPPARFWTAAALGLVGIITLFWDDLLASGWSASLLTGIGLSALGTYGFSLGNMISMRHQRRGLETMTTNAWAMLYGTLVMGCIALFRGDSFVPEWTVSYLGALVYLALFGSVIAFGAYFTLVGRIGPGKAAYSTLLFPLVALSISTVYEGYVWHVNGIVGLVLILGGNMVMFTKPETWFRRLRMA, via the coding sequence ATGAACGCATTATTATACGGACTCGTGGTCATTATCTGGGGAACCACCTGGATTGCGATTTTCCTGCAGCAGGGCCCCGTCGCGGCGCCGGTGTCGATTTTCTGGCGCTTCGCCGTCGCCAGCCTCACCATGATGGTGGTGTTACTCGCCCTGCGTCGCCTGCGCACGCTGGCGCTTCGGGATCATCTTTTTTGCCTGCTTCAGGGATGCTGTGTTTTCTGCTTTAACTTCTGGTGTTTTTACACGGCAGCGGCACATATCAATACCGGGCTGGAGTCGGTGATCTTCTCCATGGCGGTACTCTATAACGCCATTAACAGCTTTATTTTCTTCGGACAGCGCCCGCCCGCGCGTTTCTGGACGGCGGCGGCGCTGGGGCTGGTCGGGATTATCACCCTCTTCTGGGACGACCTGCTGGCCAGCGGCTGGAGCGCGTCACTCCTGACGGGCATTGGCCTTTCCGCACTCGGCACGTATGGGTTCTCGCTGGGTAATATGATCAGCATGCGCCATCAGCGCAGAGGCCTGGAAACCATGACCACCAACGCCTGGGCGATGCTCTATGGCACGCTGGTGATGGGCTGCATTGCGCTGTTCAGAGGCGATAGCTTTGTGCCGGAATGGACGGTGAGCTATCTCGGCGCGCTGGTGTATCTGGCCCTGTTTGGCTCGGTGATTGCTTTTGGCGCCTACTTCACGCTGGTGGGACGTATTGGCCCGGGCAAAGCGGCCTACAGCACGCTGCTCTTCCCGCTGGTGGCGCTCTCCATCTCCACGGTGTATGAAGGCTACGTCTGGCATGTCAACGGTATCGTGGGATTAGTGCTGATTCTGGGAGGAAATATGGTGATGTTTACCAAACCGGAAACCTGGTTCAGACGCTTACGAATGGCATAA
- a CDS encoding helix-turn-helix transcriptional regulator, whose translation MSHAYDTFETLCQQNAVLRETVSLNSGIQLAAWYNKHDTITVKSNHHTLSLYVADGYESYQKTPGGWKNGGGPDRFCLMPKESESTWDIRDDLSFVHLYCTDEHLRDVGEKIWDKRPLSLTLDERIFGSDPKITTLYRQFLLGCDWQQHANQLTLSTASTLLLTHLLQNYSNVQWKLPIATGGLSPFVLRNVLAFIEENLGQPLTLAELAAQAALSEYHFARMFRQSTGLAPHQYVMHRRMVKAKELVQHTSMPLTDIALACGFNSASHFSNRFRSATGMTPSQLRAASA comes from the coding sequence ATGTCTCACGCTTACGATACCTTTGAAACGCTTTGCCAACAGAATGCAGTCCTGCGGGAAACCGTCTCGCTGAATTCGGGTATTCAGCTGGCCGCGTGGTACAACAAGCACGACACGATCACCGTAAAGAGCAACCATCATACCCTCAGCCTGTACGTGGCGGACGGCTACGAAAGCTATCAAAAAACGCCAGGAGGCTGGAAGAACGGCGGGGGGCCGGACCGTTTCTGCCTGATGCCCAAAGAGAGCGAATCGACGTGGGATATCCGCGATGACCTGTCGTTTGTGCATCTCTACTGCACCGATGAACACCTGCGCGACGTGGGAGAAAAAATCTGGGATAAGCGGCCGCTTTCGCTGACCCTGGACGAGCGTATTTTTGGCAGCGACCCGAAGATCACCACGCTGTATCGCCAGTTTTTACTGGGCTGTGACTGGCAGCAGCACGCCAACCAGCTCACCCTGAGCACGGCCTCCACGCTGCTGCTGACCCATCTGCTGCAAAACTACTCAAACGTGCAGTGGAAGCTGCCGATCGCTACGGGTGGGTTGTCGCCGTTCGTGCTGCGCAACGTCCTCGCCTTTATCGAAGAGAACCTCGGGCAGCCCCTGACGCTGGCCGAGCTGGCGGCGCAGGCCGCCCTCAGCGAATACCATTTTGCCCGCATGTTCCGCCAGTCGACGGGGCTGGCACCGCATCAGTACGTGATGCACAGGCGAATGGTCAAAGCGAAAGAGCTGGTGCAGCATACCTCCATGCCACTGACGGACATTGCGCTGGCCTGCGGGTTTAACTCCGCCAGCCACTTCAGCAACCGCTTTCGCAGCGCGACGGGCATGACGCCGTCGCAGCTACGCGCGGCGAGCGCGTGA
- the tehB gene encoding tellurite resistance methyltransferase TehB produces MTVDENYFTEKYGLTRTHSEVLYSAEIVKPGKTLDLGCGNGRNSLYLAANGYEVTAWDKNPMSIDNIERIKAEEGIANLHTAIKDLNNLSFDGQYDFILSTVVLMFLEAKTIPGLIANMQRCTTPGGYNLIVAAMDTADYPCTVGFPFAFRSGELSNYYEGWQLLKYNEDVGELHRTDENGNRIKLRFATMLARKPA; encoded by the coding sequence ATGACCGTCGATGAGAATTACTTCACTGAGAAATATGGCTTAACCCGTACCCATTCAGAAGTGCTGTACAGCGCGGAGATCGTGAAGCCCGGTAAAACGCTGGATCTGGGCTGCGGCAACGGCCGCAACAGCCTTTATCTTGCAGCCAACGGCTACGAAGTCACCGCGTGGGACAAGAACCCGATGAGCATCGACAATATCGAGCGCATCAAGGCGGAAGAAGGGATCGCTAATCTGCATACCGCGATTAAGGATCTGAACAACCTGAGCTTTGACGGCCAGTACGATTTTATTCTCTCTACCGTGGTGCTGATGTTCCTGGAGGCAAAAACCATCCCGGGCCTTATCGCCAATATGCAGCGCTGCACGACGCCGGGCGGTTACAATCTGATTGTTGCCGCCATGGATACGGCAGACTACCCCTGCACGGTCGGCTTCCCGTTTGCGTTCAGGAGCGGTGAGCTGAGCAACTACTATGAAGGCTGGCAGTTGCTCAAATACAACGAGGACGTTGGCGAACTGCACCGCACCGATGAAAACGGCAACCGCATCAAGCTGCGCTTTGCCACGATGCTGGCACGCAAGCCCGCTTAA
- the pepT gene encoding peptidase T, protein MGSPLSRQLTHRFFRYLAITSQSDPRVKTLPSTPGQHDMARELAQELAQLGLNDIVIDEFATVTAVKKGNVPGAPRIGFITHIDTVDVGLSPDIHPQILTFTGEDLCLNKEKDIWLRVEEHPEILAYPNEEIIFSDGTSVLGADNKSAVTVVMTVLENLTAEHQHGDIVVAFVPDEEIGLNGAKALDLKRFDVDFAWTIDCCELGEIVYENFNAAAAEIRFTGVTAHPMSAKGVLVNPLLMATDYISHFDRQQTPECTEGREGYIWFNGIQAGQNEAVLKANIRDFDKERFAARKQQIADVAALIAAQYPTASVDYRIEETYSNISNAIGEDRRAIDLMFEAMESLGITPKPTPMRGGTDGAALSAKGLLTPNLFTGAHNFHSKFEFLPLSSFEASYKTALQICLLAAR, encoded by the coding sequence ATGGGCTCGCCGCTTTCCAGACAATTAACGCACCGTTTTTTCCGCTATCTCGCGATCACCAGTCAGAGCGATCCCAGAGTCAAAACTCTGCCCTCAACGCCGGGCCAGCACGACATGGCGCGCGAGCTGGCGCAAGAGCTGGCACAGCTGGGGTTAAACGATATTGTGATTGATGAATTTGCCACGGTAACGGCGGTAAAAAAAGGCAACGTGCCCGGTGCGCCGCGCATCGGCTTTATTACCCATATTGATACCGTCGACGTGGGACTTTCACCGGATATTCATCCACAAATATTAACGTTTACCGGTGAAGATCTCTGTCTGAATAAAGAGAAAGACATCTGGCTGCGGGTAGAGGAGCACCCTGAAATTCTGGCTTATCCGAACGAGGAGATTATTTTCAGCGACGGAACCAGCGTATTGGGCGCCGATAATAAATCGGCGGTCACGGTGGTCATGACGGTGCTGGAAAACCTGACGGCGGAACATCAGCATGGGGATATCGTCGTGGCGTTTGTGCCTGACGAAGAGATCGGCCTGAACGGTGCCAAGGCGCTCGATCTTAAGCGCTTTGACGTCGACTTCGCCTGGACTATCGACTGCTGCGAGCTGGGGGAAATTGTCTACGAAAACTTTAATGCGGCAGCCGCGGAAATCCGATTTACCGGCGTGACGGCGCACCCGATGTCCGCGAAAGGCGTGCTGGTGAATCCCCTGCTGATGGCGACTGACTACATCAGCCATTTTGACCGCCAGCAAACGCCCGAGTGCACCGAGGGACGTGAAGGCTATATCTGGTTTAACGGCATTCAGGCCGGACAGAACGAGGCCGTTCTTAAGGCCAATATCCGCGACTTTGACAAGGAGCGCTTTGCCGCGCGCAAGCAGCAGATTGCCGACGTGGCCGCGCTGATTGCCGCCCAATATCCGACGGCCAGCGTGGACTATCGCATTGAAGAGACCTACAGCAATATCAGCAATGCGATTGGCGAAGACCGACGCGCCATCGATCTGATGTTCGAGGCGATGGAATCGCTCGGCATCACGCCGAAACCGACGCCGATGCGCGGCGGCACCGACGGCGCGGCGCTCTCGGCTAAAGGGCTACTCACCCCGAACCTCTTCACCGGGGCGCATAACTTCCACTCGAAGTTTGAATTCCTGCCGCTGTCGTCGTTTGAGGCGTCTTATAAGACTGCCCTGCAGATCTGCCTGCTGGCCGCCCGTTAA
- a CDS encoding DUF3313 domain-containing protein, whose translation MRTQTFFKVAVLTGLLALAGCSSKVAAPEQYSGFLKDYSGLQQTTSATGKPTLRWVDPSYNEANYDSILWTPITYYPTPKPTTQIGQKTLDELLNYTNNKMKTAIGTRKPVVTTPGKHSLIFRGAITGVSSQKEGLQFYEVVPVALVVAGTQMATGHRTMDTHLFFEGELIDAATNKPVMKVVRKGEGKELNNENTPMTFATLKQVVDDMATDATMFDVKKTAK comes from the coding sequence ATGCGTACTCAAACTTTTTTTAAAGTTGCAGTGCTTACTGGTCTGTTGGCGTTGGCGGGCTGTTCTTCAAAAGTCGCCGCTCCGGAACAATACTCCGGCTTTTTAAAAGATTATTCAGGCTTACAGCAAACGACCTCGGCGACGGGAAAACCAACGCTGCGTTGGGTCGATCCTTCGTATAACGAAGCCAATTACGACAGCATTCTCTGGACGCCAATTACCTATTATCCAACGCCAAAACCCACCACGCAAATTGGGCAAAAAACGCTTGATGAGTTGTTGAATTACACCAATAACAAAATGAAAACGGCGATTGGTACGCGTAAGCCAGTTGTCACCACGCCGGGTAAACACAGCCTGATTTTCCGTGGCGCGATTACCGGGGTGAGTTCGCAGAAAGAGGGGCTGCAGTTCTATGAAGTGGTGCCTGTTGCGCTGGTGGTTGCCGGGACGCAGATGGCAACCGGACACCGCACCATGGATACGCATCTCTTCTTTGAAGGCGAGCTGATCGATGCGGCCACCAACAAACCGGTCATGAAGGTGGTACGTAAAGGCGAAGGTAAAGAGCTGAATAACGAAAACACACCAATGACCTTTGCGACGCTGAAGCAGGTTGTTGATGACATGGCGACGGACGCCACCATGTTTGATGTGAAAAAGACCGCGAAATAA
- a CDS encoding DUF2554 family protein, translating to MVKKGLSLVMLICALFSGQLMAGHKGHEYLWVKNVDHQLRHEADSDELQSAAEESAEGLREHHLWQKSRKPDTHVR from the coding sequence ATGGTTAAAAAAGGTTTATCTCTCGTGATGCTTATCTGTGCCCTCTTTTCGGGCCAGCTTATGGCCGGGCACAAAGGACATGAATATCTGTGGGTAAAGAATGTGGATCATCAGCTGCGTCATGAAGCCGATAGCGATGAATTGCAAAGCGCGGCGGAGGAGTCGGCGGAGGGTTTGCGCGAACACCACCTGTGGCAGAAATCGCGCAAACCGGACACGCACGTTCGGTAG
- a CDS encoding peptidase U32 family protein, which produces MRLQSHHLELLSPARDAAIAREAILHGADAVYIGGPGFGARHNASNSLSDIAELVPFAHRFGAKVFVTLNTILHDDELEPAQRLITDLYQAGVDALIVQDMGVLELDIPPIELHASTQCDIRTVEKAKFLSDVGFSQIVLARELNLNQIRDIHQATDATIEFFIHGALCVAYSGQCNISHAQTGRSANRGDCSQACRLPYTLKDDQGRVVAFEKHLLSMKDNDQTANLGALIDAGVRSFKIEGRYKDMSYVKNITAHYRQMLDAIIEDRGDLARASAGRTEHFFIPSTDKTFHRGSTDYFVNARKGDIGAFDSPKFIGLPVGEVLKVAKDHLDVAVTEPLANGDGLNVMIKREVVGFRANTVEKTGENRYRVWPNEMPADLYKARPNAALNRNLDHNWQQALLKTSSERRIAVDIELGGWEEQLILTMTCEDGISVTHTLDGLFEVANNAEKARNSLKDGVAKLGQTIYYARNVEVNLPDALFVPNSLLNQFRRETAEMLDDARLANYPRASRKAETVPAPVYPDTHLSFLANVYNHKAREFYHRHGVQLIDAAYEAHEEKGDVPVMITKHCLRFAFNLCPKQAKGNIKSWKATPMQLVNGDEVLTLKFDCRPCEMHVIGKMKNHIFKMPQPGSIVASVSPDDLMKTLPKRKGS; this is translated from the coding sequence ATGCGCCTGCAATCCCATCATCTTGAACTTTTAAGCCCGGCCCGTGACGCCGCCATTGCCCGTGAAGCGATCCTTCATGGCGCAGATGCCGTCTACATTGGCGGCCCGGGCTTCGGTGCCCGCCATAACGCCAGCAACAGCCTGAGCGATATTGCTGAGCTGGTGCCGTTCGCCCACCGTTTCGGGGCGAAGGTGTTCGTCACCCTGAACACCATTCTTCATGATGATGAGCTGGAGCCTGCGCAACGTCTGATTACCGATCTCTATCAGGCCGGGGTGGATGCCCTGATCGTTCAGGATATGGGCGTGCTGGAGCTGGATATTCCGCCCATTGAGCTGCACGCCAGTACCCAGTGTGATATCCGTACGGTAGAGAAGGCGAAGTTCCTCTCCGACGTCGGCTTTTCGCAGATCGTTCTGGCGCGCGAGCTGAACCTGAATCAAATCCGCGATATTCACCAGGCGACAGACGCGACGATTGAATTCTTCATCCACGGCGCGCTGTGCGTCGCCTATTCCGGCCAGTGCAACATTTCGCACGCGCAGACGGGCCGCAGCGCCAACCGCGGCGACTGCTCTCAGGCCTGCCGTCTGCCGTATACCCTGAAAGACGACCAGGGCCGCGTGGTGGCATTTGAAAAACACCTGCTCTCGATGAAGGATAACGACCAGACCGCCAACCTGGGCGCGCTGATCGACGCGGGCGTGCGTTCCTTCAAGATTGAAGGGCGCTATAAAGATATGAGCTACGTGAAGAATATCACCGCGCACTATCGCCAGATGCTGGACGCCATCATCGAAGATCGCGGTGACCTGGCGCGCGCGTCGGCCGGTCGTACCGAGCATTTCTTTATTCCGTCGACGGACAAAACGTTCCACCGCGGCAGCACGGACTATTTCGTGAATGCCCGTAAAGGGGATATCGGCGCGTTTGACTCACCGAAGTTTATCGGTTTGCCGGTGGGTGAAGTGCTGAAAGTGGCGAAAGATCACCTTGATGTTGCGGTGACGGAGCCGCTGGCGAACGGCGATGGCCTTAACGTGATGATTAAGCGTGAGGTCGTGGGCTTCCGCGCCAACACGGTGGAGAAAACCGGTGAGAACCGCTACCGCGTATGGCCGAATGAAATGCCGGCCGATCTCTACAAGGCGCGGCCGAACGCGGCGCTTAACCGTAACCTCGATCATAACTGGCAGCAGGCGCTGCTGAAAACCTCCAGCGAGCGTCGTATCGCGGTGGATATTGAACTGGGCGGCTGGGAAGAGCAGCTGATTCTGACCATGACCTGTGAAGACGGCATCAGCGTAACGCATACGCTTGATGGCCTGTTCGAGGTGGCAAACAACGCAGAGAAAGCGCGCAACAGCCTGAAGGATGGCGTCGCGAAGCTGGGGCAGACGATTTACTACGCCCGCAACGTTGAGGTCAATCTGCCGGATGCCCTCTTTGTGCCGAACAGTTTGCTCAACCAGTTCCGCCGTGAAACCGCCGAGATGCTGGATGACGCGCGCCTGGCGAACTACCCGCGCGCTAGCCGTAAAGCAGAAACCGTTCCTGCGCCCGTCTACCCGGATACGCATTTATCCTTCCTCGCCAACGTCTACAACCATAAAGCGCGTGAATTCTATCATCGCCACGGCGTGCAGCTGATCGACGCGGCTTATGAGGCGCATGAAGAGAAGGGCGATGTGCCGGTGATGATCACCAAGCACTGCCTTCGTTTCGCGTTTAACCTGTGTCCTAAGCAGGCGAAAGGCAACATCAAGAGCTGGAAGGCCACGCCTATGCAGCTCGTAAACGGTGACGAAGTGCTGACCCTCAAATTTGACTGCCGTCCGTGCGAAATGCATGTGATTGGCAAGATGAAAAACCACATCTTCAAAATGCCGCAGCCCGGCAGTATTGTGGCGTCCGTCAGCCCGGACGATCTGATGAAAACCCTGCCAAAACGCAAGGGCAGCTAA
- a CDS encoding dihydrofolate reductase family protein encodes MVTTHVFIATSLDGYIARHNDDIDWLLQRDDPNEDHGYTAFIADKDWIVMGRGSYEKVRTFETWPYDRPVLVLSRQLADTPVPDALRGKVLFSSRTPKEVLDDLARQNARRVYLDGGQVIQSFLREGLVADMVITTVPVLLGSGKSLFGALPGDIDLTLVSSRCFPSGLVQSHYRVTP; translated from the coding sequence ATGGTCACCACACACGTTTTTATCGCAACCAGTCTTGATGGCTACATCGCCCGACACAATGATGATATCGACTGGCTGCTGCAGCGCGATGACCCGAATGAGGATCATGGCTACACGGCGTTCATCGCGGACAAAGACTGGATCGTGATGGGCCGGGGGAGCTATGAGAAGGTGCGGACCTTTGAGACATGGCCTTATGACAGGCCTGTGCTGGTGCTCTCCCGACAGCTGGCCGACACGCCCGTACCCGACGCGCTGAGGGGGAAAGTACTGTTTTCCAGCCGCACGCCAAAGGAGGTGCTCGACGATCTGGCGAGGCAGAACGCCCGTCGCGTCTATCTCGATGGTGGGCAAGTCATACAGTCGTTCCTGCGAGAAGGACTGGTGGCCGATATGGTGATCACAACCGTTCCTGTCCTGCTCGGTTCGGGAAAATCGCTGTTTGGCGCCCTTCCCGGGGATATCGATTTGACGCTGGTCTCCAGCCGCTGCTTCCCCTCGGGTCTGGTGCAGTCGCACTATCGGGTGACGCCATAA